A single region of the Candidatus Zixiibacteriota bacterium genome encodes:
- a CDS encoding XRE family transcriptional regulator, with translation MPERLRAKITPAILIWAREQSHFTVEEAAKKIGVPTEMLAAWESSTAQPTISQLRKTAHVYRYSLAVFFLSQPPLGKFQPIRDFRRFTDGVVPSVSSALQLAIREAYDKRESALDLFGMLDEKPNEFTYTTTLNADPERVAAELRQYFGIGADDQLKWKDPQRAFTDVRLRFEHQGILVFQFSHISAGEARGFSIGEFPLPSIVVNRTDTTAGRLFSLFHEVTHIALRNVGICNEFERSAPSRNVKKDVEVFCNYVAGAVLIPKKDLLGHPVVHGHGAKTWSIDDLGKIALTIACSRYALARRLLIFDVITPTVYDRLVAELNEQFSRRPKQKGFISPAENVVSLGGNVFPGLVLEAFSRDHISASTVSNYLGLKLKHLQKVRSALDRAL, from the coding sequence ATGCCAGAACGATTGAGAGCAAAAATTACTCCCGCTATTCTCATTTGGGCACGGGAGCAAAGCCACTTCACCGTTGAAGAAGCCGCGAAGAAGATTGGTGTACCCACGGAGATGCTGGCTGCCTGGGAGTCTTCCACTGCCCAACCGACGATCAGTCAACTTCGCAAAACGGCACATGTGTACCGATACAGCTTGGCTGTATTCTTCCTGTCGCAGCCACCCTTGGGCAAGTTTCAGCCGATTCGTGACTTTAGGCGGTTCACTGATGGTGTTGTGCCGAGTGTGTCTAGCGCCCTGCAACTCGCCATACGGGAGGCGTATGACAAACGTGAAAGCGCCCTCGATCTCTTTGGAATGCTAGACGAGAAGCCGAATGAGTTCACGTATACTACAACTCTGAATGCAGATCCGGAACGTGTCGCAGCCGAACTGCGCCAGTACTTTGGAATAGGTGCCGATGATCAGTTAAAGTGGAAGGACCCGCAGAGGGCCTTCACCGACGTTCGCTTACGATTTGAACATCAGGGTATCCTCGTCTTTCAATTCTCCCACATCAGCGCAGGCGAGGCACGTGGTTTTTCCATCGGAGAGTTTCCGCTGCCGTCAATCGTGGTGAACCGGACCGACACGACTGCCGGCCGATTATTCTCGCTCTTCCATGAAGTAACGCATATCGCTTTGCGAAATGTCGGTATCTGCAACGAATTTGAACGATCTGCGCCCAGCCGCAATGTGAAGAAGGACGTGGAAGTGTTCTGCAACTACGTTGCGGGTGCGGTTCTCATCCCGAAGAAGGACTTGCTTGGGCACCCGGTTGTGCACGGTCACGGGGCTAAGACCTGGTCGATTGACGACCTTGGGAAGATTGCACTCACAATCGCATGCAGCAGGTACGCCCTTGCCCGACGCTTGCTCATTTTCGACGTCATCACACCGACGGTGTATGACCGCCTTGTTGCCGAGCTCAATGAGCAGTTTTCCCGTCGGCCCAAGCAGAAGGGTTTCATTTCCCCAGCGGAGAACGTTGTGAGTTTGGGCGGCAACGTCTTTCCGGGCCTCGTCTTGGAGGCCTTCAGTCGCGATCACATTTCGGCCAGCACTGTCAGCAACTACCTTGGCCTGAAGCTGAAGCACTTGCAGAAGGTGCGATCAGCATTGGATCGAGCACTATGA
- a CDS encoding bis-aminopropyl spermidine synthase family protein encodes MFGEELRRYLRPEPAWVDLVAQVTQHPDRPRPLRTVDQIFMLPGSQLVQALLAIDYLKYRDVVMVGDGDCMSLVVAHLANKGIFKAPSKIRVFDFDERLLAFIEQAIKDLDIPPDLITCHRYNVRNPVPPEFAQAHDVFYTNPPYGSADGGECGKLFLARCMEFCKPAPSWGMALLPFAHKEDWSRKAMFNIQTFLCSQGYVVSEMIREIHQYHLDDRPSLRSCNMVVDRVENKKPLFAGQRITDDKLKNFYGRTARRMPEYISINSEMVFSRGEHQLLSDAPAWRPPQKEAAKARK; translated from the coding sequence ATGTTCGGAGAGGAACTTCGTCGCTACCTTCGGCCTGAACCGGCGTGGGTAGATCTCGTCGCTCAAGTTACACAACACCCCGACCGCCCCCGACCACTCCGTACGGTCGATCAAATCTTCATGTTACCCGGCAGTCAACTTGTGCAAGCACTTCTGGCTATCGACTATCTCAAGTACCGAGACGTGGTCATGGTCGGAGATGGCGATTGCATGTCCTTGGTGGTCGCGCACTTAGCAAACAAAGGCATTTTCAAAGCACCATCAAAGATTAGGGTCTTCGATTTTGATGAGCGCCTGCTTGCGTTCATCGAGCAAGCGATTAAGGACCTCGACATTCCTCCAGACCTCATAACTTGCCATCGGTACAATGTCCGCAACCCTGTGCCGCCTGAGTTTGCTCAGGCACATGACGTATTCTATACGAATCCGCCGTATGGCTCTGCCGACGGTGGAGAATGCGGAAAGTTGTTTCTTGCCCGCTGCATGGAATTTTGCAAACCAGCTCCGAGCTGGGGAATGGCGCTCTTACCCTTCGCACATAAAGAGGACTGGAGTCGAAAAGCCATGTTTAACATTCAGACTTTTCTTTGTTCCCAGGGTTACGTTGTCTCCGAAATGATCCGGGAAATTCATCAATATCATTTGGATGATCGACCAAGCCTGAGGTCATGCAACATGGTAGTCGATCGAGTGGAGAACAAGAAACCCCTCTTTGCCGGCCAGCGCATAACTGATGACAAATTGAAGAACTTCTACGGGCGTACCGCACGGCGAATGCCTGAGTACATTTCTATAAATTCGGAAATGGTTTTTTCACGGGGTGAGCACCAGCTGCTTAGTGATGCCCCTGCATGGCGCCCACCCCAGAAAGAGGCTGCAAAAGCCCGAAAATAG
- a CDS encoding DUF4411 family protein, producing the protein MSRGNSTIYSLDSSSLIVAWTDAYPIAAFESFWKKLDELIAAERVVVSEEVFCELEKQDDDLFKWVKVRPKMVVPHTEEIQDAVIELLKSHPLLIKATGTNRSGADPFVIALARCRKAVVISQERTGSNGKPKIPDVCSHYKVPCERLKYLIANEGWKF; encoded by the coding sequence ATGAGTCGTGGCAATTCGACCATCTACAGCCTAGATTCGAGCTCCCTGATTGTCGCGTGGACGGATGCGTATCCCATTGCAGCATTCGAATCCTTCTGGAAGAAGCTTGACGAGTTGATTGCCGCAGAGAGAGTCGTCGTTTCCGAAGAAGTCTTCTGTGAACTGGAGAAGCAGGACGATGACCTCTTCAAGTGGGTCAAGGTGCGCCCAAAGATGGTAGTCCCCCACACGGAAGAAATCCAGGATGCCGTCATCGAGCTCCTGAAATCCCACCCGCTGCTCATCAAAGCAACGGGTACGAATCGGTCGGGCGCAGACCCCTTCGTGATTGCCCTCGCGCGATGCAGGAAGGCTGTGGTCATTAGTCAGGAACGGACTGGAAGCAATGGGAAGCCAAAGATCCCTGATGTCTGTAGTCACTACAAGGTACCATGTGAACGCCTCAAGTATCTCATTGCCAATGAAGGTTGGAAGTTTTAG